From the genome of Pseudoliparis swirei isolate HS2019 ecotype Mariana Trench chromosome 1, NWPU_hadal_v1, whole genome shotgun sequence:
acattaccacaacattagccggcccaaaaatagctacgtacctttgaaattgttgaaccaagtgggttaaatgcgctccaaatgcgctccaagtgggtttggctccaaatgcgcgggtttgaatatgcaatgcgctccaaaaagtggatttgaatatgcgctccgctccaagtgggggtagcgcattgattggatcagagttttggggggcgggaccaccttccggcgccttccaggcagcggctgcctggaaggcgccggtgagggctcaaaacaccattgAGCACACAGCTCTGcttggaaccagtttcaaagcacttcaataaaatggtcgttattagatgaagtgtgtagcacgtgacccctcaggtgtcttaacccacctgccacagtAAAGAACCTATAATACGAAAGTTAGCTACACATTGCCTGAGCTAACATGtggtaaagtaagctaatgttggttccttcaacacagaaaccgacaacctacgttacatcgacgatgttaaagaaacgtgaagacACTTAACCATCAAATAGCTAAAttaacttactcttgacgtccaaggcgacacagaactgcagaacaccatgcctcgaattcaaaagtagctacccgctagctcacacgaggctagctcaactcctcaccagagagccgagtagaaacctcaaagtgtcactaacgttgcccgttcaatacaacttttactctctgaaattaaattaagttggcattcttacctcaagaagagctgtcatgtcaGGAAGCTGTTGTTCAATCTGTGGCGTTTCGTGAGTCACTGAAGCCGGAGAGCAGCGCGCCGCTCAAACTGCGGAGAAGaggcgcgaaaccgggttcaacagttcaatcaGTGAtcgttgctttttttcttttgttgactGCTGTGATCAGTCTGATCACTGCACCTGGCCTcgcctttgaactctctctctctctctctctctgttctcttgtctgtctctggctgtctgtgctgttttcttctctagtaactagattatttgaagaatacaatacaataaaataaaatcgcaggacaggacatattacatttaagaatttaaataataaaggacatttaaaaaataataaaaatgaaagtaaatacagtgtatctaagtgtatattaagtgaaagcggtgtaatgttcattgatgttgttcaatttgaggaggatctggccagaggtgatttattgtaaagtctaatagttgccaggaatgttctcctgtaactggaaggttctcctgtatcatgaaggttctcctgtatcaggaatgttatcctctatcaggaatgttctcctgtatcaggaaggttctcctgtatctgtccttgtgaagcggagctgaagcagtctgttgaagaacgtgctccgctgtccctgcagtataggtggtggagagggtggtccatgttctccaatatggacaaacatttcttcatgtcctcctctccacctgttccggatagtcctctttgcagccaatgatggagccggccttccacaccagtttagtgagtcggttggttttctccagttacaatgctgctcccccagcagagtacggagaagttcagagtactggtccaacagcctggtagaacatcaccaacatctcagagcactggtccaacagactcgtagaacatcataattgagatttttcatatattacaaacatttgaggacttccttgaaaaccttcaaaggagtgcatttgttttcttctcgttttttaaaccgctaccaagcagggatgctaagtgctagatattgccagcctacatggttgggccccatttgggagtggctacaacctggaaaagaaagctaagatctgacatgtttagaaaaaaagaagctaaaatcagcccaaagtcttaacagggtctcagatttacaaagccacacaccctcttcaagtcctggatttcagacagccaattaacttttgtgggtgttttgggggaaatttcaccccttcatctcattgtaggccctgtcttgagtgtttgtgttcaattttggatatccaggactaatatttaggagattatgaccatttttgcacttatcaaaaaatatgcgaatataagagaataaggcccaatttgaccatttggaccttttttgggggcccttaaattgcagctatcagtcccaaactttagggtattcatattcagatgtccctcTAGAGGATCCACATCTCTAAGTTGCTTGAAAGtacgaaaaattaactaaaagactggttttaaggattttcctcttgtgaaggttttggaggcgatttcaccccatgacctcaatgtattatatttaggtaaatattatatgtaaggttaatttgaaagacaattAGGAGGTTACGGGTCAGTTggctgagtagtgtgtgtgtgtgtgtgtgtgtgtgtgtgtgtgtgtgtgtgtgtgtgtatgcatgtgtttaaaaagatgttagtgtcagaatttattttaatttattcattatcatttctgattacaaatatttgacacagtgctgtcgttgatgtacattttatgaataaataaaagtacacttgttctctgatcttgagaattcacatttatcttttattgaagAGGGAATCTATGACAGATCTGCTCACTGATGTCATCGAAGGTATAGGCGCCAAAGTACTGAATGGTAATATGTCAGAATTTGGACtggtgaaaaacatatttccttttgattccaacgtacaagtaaaataccatcttggagatagaatagaattgcacaacagttcaaatgactcagtgttttccccagatatgtctattatatacaattgtgttctgtatttggtctaggaatacataattgctccgctgtgttttaatattgacaccaaaacaataaactccattgagtttttattagtgctgtgaaaaataacgcgttaactcagttaattaaattacaggtttaactttttttttttttaacacatttaacgcatgcgcagaatgagcttccaatccgtctgttgttggtcgtctctaaccagcagcatgtcattctgtctctacgtgtcgcgttaacacgactccgacctccgcctcgcgcgccgcagagctcggatgccggcgtgtgaaaaaaagtcacttgcacccccccacccccgtcaacaactcttctcggagctcttgcctgtcttgagagccctgtaaatgtatatatgtgattaatcatgattaatccacagaaacctgtgattaacctgattaaaaattttaattgtttcacagccctagtttttatctgtttttaatttgtaaagagatggaaaggatgggaagtttgaaataagaaagtctgactcacaaagcagttctgtacttgtcagtgttgaccaaacagccttatgattatgtcaattcttgtttcaagcattaacttgctcaaaacaagtaataacatctcattaacaagttttaataccttattaagataattaaggactaaaacacttaaaacaagtgaaatgctccaaCATGAAAACTGCCTTGTAAGAAGAAATATcttgtcagtcaaaaaacaagcatagattgccttaatttgagatatttcatcttacttagattttaatttttgcagtgcggtcgcagaatcatatagagggagtttctgatctccgcctccctcccccttagCACGGTCTTCACCCTCGCTCGAGCTCCTCTTACCCCCTCGACGAGcaaggcgaggataccgtggCCGGGGTGACCGTCAGATGAGAGttcgggcatcgtgacccgtagACCCGTGTCCTCTCCGGAGCTCAGGTTGTCAGCGCGCGGTGAAGCGCTGCGCCTGTGCGtcgccgacgtgcttttacgacagttttcTGCACTTCTGTCCTTTAGAGCACGCTTATTTCCCTCACAATAAAGTTaccggtgtgagccgactcACACCTcaaacctccccccccctctcctctcccttctcctccccttccctccccgctcctctccctTCCCCACACACGAGAATAAGCGGCGtcgcttttctttcctcctccacccgAGGCGATCGAATCGTTGCGCACGTCTTAACACTACTTTTAATCTTTTCATGTATTCTTTGACTGTCATGTGTTCGTTTCCCCCACTTATCCCCTCTAGACCAAGAAGGGGTAACACAATCTTACGTCCCCTTAGTTGTCAAATAAACATTCACGATAACAATTCTTGAggaattttaaatgtttcaactcatatttttcaaaagtgcattgCAATGAAATACTCAACTTTAAAGAGATTGTAATGCGTGATCCCTCGAACAAAGAACAGTTAATTTAAACAAGTTGAGTTGTAAGGCGTATGAGACGCAGAGAGAGATGATGAGGAGTACTGAGCATGGGTGAGAGATCACGGGTTAGAGTACCCTCAGCGTTCTTAAAGAACACAGGTTTTTTATGGGCTCTAAAGaagactgactgactgagaagtagagtgaggagggtgtggagctgtgaCCCTGTGACACACCTTCTAACATACCTTTACGTGGTCTGGGGCACTTAAGGGGAACGTGTTATTTAAAATTaccatccattaaaaaaattatattttaaaatattcaataaaatatacgTGTAATTTCATAATCAGAAATGGAGTTTTACAGAACTTAGTTCGGGAGCAATGACCACGCCCCGAACGTAGCTCATTCCCGCGCACTAAAGCATTTAAACCGAGCACACCTGCCCATCTTCCTGTGACTCTGTCTCTACATCTCGTAGCAGCATGGACCCAGAACTCTCACTCACCGCTTCCGATGCCGACCTCTTCGCAGACGAGCAGATAACGCCCGAAGACCCAGAGACCCCACCGTCTCCCGCCATACGTCGCCGTCGGCGACCGCGACATACAGCCAGCGTCACTCACGGCTCCGGACACCGATCGCCGGGCAGCCCCGACGCCATCGGCCCCTCGCAGTCCAACAGCCCCGGGCGGAGATCCCGTCTCCGTCGCCCGAGGGACATCGCCCCTCCCCGACGGCGCTCTTCCAGCCGCTCGAACGCCAGCCGCGATCGGTCTCCACGACGACGCCCCGCCGAGCGCCATACTCTCATCAACTCCGGGTGGGCAGTGCGTAAATTGAAAGATGCACTCACCGAGCGCAACATCCCGTTTTTCGAATCTGACAGGAAAGCAAGATTACACCAACGCCTGACTGAACACCAGCGGAACACCACAGCACTTCCGGGTTCCCAGCGCCGCGTCGGCAGCAACGCCAATGACGTCACTATGCGAACCACGGCCGTAGCAGCGCTGCCGCACACGTGGGGCCAGGTTGCATCGCACCCCCCCCAGCATGCCCTCAACCCAGAGGCCACCCACCTGGCAGGCTCCCTCGTACAGCCTTCACTTCCACCCCATGCACCCCTTCCCACCCTTCCTTCGttcccgttcccccccccctacccctacCCCTTTCATTACCCTTCCCTCCCCCATCTTCCAAATGTGTGTAATACTAACCTGCATACAACCTTTCATTCCACAGGTCAGCCAGCATCAGTTCACAACTTCATTCCACAGCACGTACCTCCACCCGCCAGGCCCACCCTAACCATAGCAACACCTCcagcacacccacccacccgacCATCCCCGTTATCTAACTCCATCAGGCAGCAGATTCTCACCGGTAACTACGTCGACCTCGCCCAACTCATCCACCCATCAGCTAGCAACACCCAGACCCCTAGAGAACTGCTCACCATATTCGGCCCCATCGAGCTGAGCCAGCCTCTCCCCACCCGGTCAAAAGAACTCATGACAACGGAGTTCGCGTACGCTTTCTCCCTGTACCGTGACGTCATCTGCTCTGCCCTACCCGACCGCAGGCCCGAGCTGGACAACTACTTAACGTTAATCCTCAATTTAGCCTTGCGGTTCGGCAACAACGGATTCTATAGCTACCACGTCCTGTTTGCTTCCGAGGCCGCCGGCCGCGTGCAACAGTACAACCAGGGCACATATTGGGGAACCCTCGACCCAGAATTATATTGTTGAGTTTTTGCATCCCGCCCTTCACTTAACTGCGAGCTCTGCAGCGCACCAGCCCACCCAGCCTCCTCATGCTTCCTCACTACAACTCAGCCGCAACCAATTCCCCTTAAACAAAGTCCCACCTCCCACCGCAGCCCCCCGCCCCAACCCTGTCAAACcagccccccaccctccccccaaGGACACAGACCGGAGAGGAAGACCCATCCTCTACCAGGGCGGGAAGACGGTCTGCAACAATTTCAATGACTTGGGATGCAACGCCTCCAGCTGTCGATTCCTCCACACCTGCTCCTTCTGCGGCGGGGCCCACACAAAATCAACCTGCCCCCATAACCCTCTAAAACACAGGCTTTGTAAGTACCTCGGGACACCGATTAACATCCCCGCGTTAGCCTCCGCACTGGAGGGACACCCAGACCCCCAGTTCACGAGTTATCTTTTACAAGGTCTCACTCACGGTTTCCACCCAGGCGTATCCGCAGTACCACAGTCTTCCTTTACGTGCAAAAACCTGCAGTCAGCCACTGCCGAGCCTGACATAGTTGCCAAACTCTTAGCCCAGGAAGTtaaaaactcatttatgatcggCCCACTCACCAGCCCACCTTTCCCCATAGTTAGAATAAGCCCCATCGGAATAGCTACCAGGAAATATTCGGGCAAAAAGAGGCTAATTATAGACCTCTCAGCACCTCGCGGCTCCTCCACCCCAAGCATTAACAGCCTCATCCCCAGCGCAGACTACTCCATGCAGTACACAACAATTGGCGATGCCACATCCCTCATCCGCCTCGCAGGCCGAGGAGCCTGGCTGTCCAAAGCTGACATCACCAGCGCTTTTAAAATAATGCCCATCCACCCGGATTACTGGCACCTCTTCGGCGTCTCCTGGAACGGCGCTTACTACTTTGCCGTACGCCTGACCTTCGGGTGCAAAAGCAGCCCCAAAATCTTTGACTGCTTATCCGAGGCACTCTGTTGGGTCCTAGTGAATGTCCATAAACTCCCCTACGTCATCCACCTCTTGGACGACTTCCTCACCGTCACACCACCTTCCTCCCCCCCGGCACACGGCCTCCATGCCCTGACCTCCTTGTTCCAGGAACTCGGCGTCCCCCTTTCTGCATAGAAAACCGCAGGTCCCAGCACGTCACTGGAATTCCTCGGCATCACCCTCGACTCGGTCCTATTCAAAGCGTCTCTACCCCTCGAGAAAATCAACCGCATTTCCCTTATCATCTCCAATTTCCTCCTGACCCCCACATGCACCAAGCGCCAACTCCTCTCACTGCTAGGCCACCTTAATTACGCCATTCGTATCATTCCCCAAGGTCGTTCCTTCTTTT
Proteins encoded in this window:
- the LOC130198070 gene encoding LOW QUALITY PROTEIN: uncharacterized protein LOC130198070 (The sequence of the model RefSeq protein was modified relative to this genomic sequence to represent the inferred CDS: substituted 1 base at 1 genomic stop codon); translated protein: MTDLLTDVIEGIGAKHGLHPRSSSSYPLDEQGEDTVAGVTTKKGSMDPELSLTASDADLFADEQITPEDPETPPSPAIRRRRRPRHTASVTHGSGHRSPGSPDAIGPSQSNSPGRRSRLRRPRDIAPPRRRSSSRSNASRDRSPRRRPAERHTLINSGWAVRKLKDALTERNIPFFESDRKARLHQRLTEHQRNTTALPGSQRRVGSNANDVTMRTTAVAALPHTWGQVASHPPQHALNPEATHLAGSLVQPSLPPHAPLPTLPSFPFPPPYPYPFHYPSLPHLPNVCNTNLHTTFHSTGQPASVHNFIPQHVPPPARPTLTIATPPAHPPTRPSPLSNSIRQQILTGNYVDLAQLIHPSASNTQTPRELLTIFGPIELSQPLPTRSKELMTTEFAYAFSLYRDVICSALPDRRPELDNYLTLILNLALRFGNNGFYSYHVLFASEAAGRVQQYNQAPRPNPVKPAPHPPPKDTDRRGRPILYQGGKTVCNNFNDLGCNASSCRFLHTCSFCGGAHTKSTCPHNPLKHRLCKYLGTPINIPALASALEGHPDPQFTSYLLQGLTHGFHPGVSAVPQSSFTCKNLQSATAEPDIVAKLLAQEVKNSFMIGPLTSPPFPIVRISPIGIATRKYSGKKRLIIDLSAPRGSSTPSINSLIPSADYSMQYTTIGDATSLIRLAGRGAWLSKADITSAFKIMPIHPDYWHLFGVSWNGAYYFAVRLTFGCKSSPKIFDCLSEALCWVLVNVHKLPYVIHLLDDFLTVTPPSSPPAHGLHALTSLFQELGVPLSAXKTAGPSTSLEFLGITLDSVLFKASLPLEKINRISLIISNFLLTPTCTKRQLLSLLGHLNYAIRIIPQGRSFFSHLLSVAASTENLQTQVTLDNACQTELKLWHQFLSSWNGISFFYDDHITKPEDILLYTDAAPSIGFGGLFGNKWFSADWPVEFASLTASSAISELYPIVIAAILWGPEWSKKTITFYTDNSAVVYIINKGRSRCPDLMQFIRRLTLISARCQFIIRATHIPGHKNLIADSLSRFSFQKFKRLAPASEPQPTPVPPFSATIFI